The Acanthochromis polyacanthus isolate Apoly-LR-REF ecotype Palm Island chromosome 10, KAUST_Apoly_ChrSc, whole genome shotgun sequence genome includes the window TCTGGGGGTCTATACACAGTTGCTATTAGCACTTTGACTGGGACCTCAACCTTCACGACCAGACATTCGAGATCTGTGACACGTCCCATGCAGCTCGGCGCCTCCGCCATCAGAGCGCTCCTGCAGTACACGGCAACTCCACCCCCGGCCTTTGACGCCATGTCCCTGCACGTGGTGTAACACGCCTGTCTGCTGCGGTGAAACACAGTGTATCCCTCCAGATCAAAGGAGGAGGATACAGAGGACCCTGACAGATGTGTCTCGGTGAGACAAAGCACATCTGCCAACCTGAGTTCGTGATGCAACTTCAGGTCCACCATGTGAGATGGAAGCCCTTGGGTGTTATGATGGACGATTGTCACCTCTGCATCTGGTCGCTCCGTCCGGTTGAAGCGGTGCAACAGCGGAGTAACACTCTGGAAACTCGCGCTGCGCATGTCTTCCAAAGCTGTCGTAATGGCAGGGTCAGCATAGATTTTTGTCTCATCAAAATCGGTGATGGTGAGACCCTGAAGCGAAGTGGTGCGACTAAGCGCCACATACGCCATGCCTGGCTGAAACATGCGTTTCAGGCTCACGACAGCCGACGTCACCGTCATTCCCTGAACTTTGTGGGCTGTACACGCAAAGGCCAGCTTGACGGGGAACTGACGTCTCACGACTCCGCCCTTGCGACCGATGCTCTCCTCGGATCTCTCGACGTACACCAAGTCGTCCGAGGGGCCCAGAAGCTTTTTGCGGAGAGTCTGTCCTGCTGTGGTATTATCCAGTTTAAGTCCAAGAAAGCTCACGACTTTAGGGTCACGTCTGTCAGGCAGAATGGTGGAGATGGTCCCAAAGGTTCCATTGACAAGGCCATCCTCCACGTTGAGATTCCTGATCAGCATAACTCTTGCTCCTTCAGCTGCCATTATGCTGTCAGGCAAATCTCTCTTGGTGCCTTTGATGTTGGGCACAGGCACCTTCCTGCCGGTAGCGACATCCTTCCTGTAGTCCTCGGCCGCTATTTTGACGTCCCCTTTAAGCAGGGAGGCCACGGTGGCTGCGTTGTGACCATCTACCTGCTTGTTGGTGGCAAAGACGTGCAGCGTTCCTGGCGGGCAATCTTTGCCGTCAGAGACGGCTCTCATGAGCAAGCCTCTGTCCGCAGCGCACAGAGGATCTTGCTTGCGCTTGACACGCAGTCGATTGAGGAGTTCGGCGAACGCTCGGTCATCCTTCTGGCGCATGATCTCCGTGAGGTTGACCATGGTGAAGCGCTCTCTCCAGAGATCAAACTCTGTCTCCTCGTAGACACAGAGCGGCTTGGCCCTGCCCAGCGGCGGCAGCTGGTAAAAGTCACCGACTGCGAGAACGGAAATGCCGCCAAAAGGTCTTCGGTTTCCTTTGAGCTGCTGGAATCGCCAGTTGACGTAGGCAAACAGCTTCTTGGAAACCATGGAAATCTCATCGATGATGAGAATTTCCACCGAAGACAAAGTTGCTCTAAGTTCATCAAGTGCATTGCCCAGGCCCTGGTACGGCGGTTCCAGGGACCTGGGAAGCTTAAGGACAGAGTGCAACGTTTTGCCCGCGATGTTAAAGGCTGCCGTGCCCGTGAAGGCAGTCAGAAGGACAGTGGGCTGGGACATGTCAGCTGCGTCCCGGAATCTCGGGAGCTGCCGCAGAATCCTCGTTGCTTCCTCATGAATGCACTTGATGACGTGGGACTTACCGCAACCAGCTCCACCAGAGACAAAGTAGTGGAACGGTTCTGGATCTTGGCCCCACACACGCCGAAGGCACCACTGGCGCACAGCGTAGAAGACGCACGCCTGGGTCTCGTTCAGACTCTGAAACATCTTGCGGACAAAGTCTGGACTTAACCGAGGCGCCTCGATTCGGGGAACGGGTTCACCGACATTCAGGTCTTCAAAGTCGGGCACGGCGTCTTCGTCCTGCTCCTCTGGGATCTTTTCACGGAGCTCAAGACACTCCTGCCGTTCCGCCTCAACCTCGGGTGCGAACGTGTTCCAAGCGTTGAGGACCGGACCGAACTGGACGTTCTGGAGTGCCTTATCCATGCCTGCGCCTCGTCCCTCGAATCGCTTCCTGTTGTGCTCCACGATGTCCTTGACGTCGTGTCGGGATTTGTAGAACTCTTCGTACGAGGTGCGACCCCCGTCGTTGAGTTCGTCGTCAGATCGGTGGGGGAGGTACAGCTTTAGCAGTCGTCTGAAATGTTTCTCTGGCGCCTTGGTCTCAGAGAAGCGCGCATATCGAACGACTGCTGGTTTTCCGGCTGTCCTCTTGGCAATATGTCCTTTGTCACACAAAAGGGCAATGGCACTGGGGCCCTGTGCTTGCTCGCCGTAGACTACCCGATAGTCTGATGCAAACTCAGCCAGGCACATCCCCTGAAACTCGAGAGTCTTTGGTCTGAACAGGTACTTGTCAGGTACCCCCAACATCCAGACCTCTTCAGAGTCAGGTGCCATGTCCTTCAGGCGACTCATAGGAAGACTCATCTTCATGGCTTCCTCGTCCGTCGAGAGGAAAATCACAGACCGCGAGCACTTTTTCAGGGGCAAGCTGCACGTGCGAGCCACTGCCTCCTGGGCGCTGACCTCTCGGTGCTTCGCATAGGCCTGCATGATCTTTCTCATTTCCTCACTTTGGTTGAAAGCAGACTCTCTGCTGGTCTTCACGACCGAGTTCAGGATCTCGGTCATCTCATGCTCCGGCTTGGTGATGTACGACATCATGTACATGGCACAGCAGTACTCGTCCAGGACGTACTGGATGTCCATGTTTGCGTTCCAAGCGCGGAGAAGGTCTGGGTTATAGGCGTTAACCCAACATTCATTCGGCTGCCGCTTCAGCATGACCACGCTCCCGCTTGTCAGATTTTCGGCGCACTTCAGATAGGCGTCGTGTTCCAAGTCGCATCGACGGAGGAGATCTGACAAGCTCTCAAAGGAGGCCTTCGGATCCATGAGGAGCTCTCTCAGGTGCCGAAGCTTTTCCTTTGCTTCCTTTTGCTGCCGACGGACCTGCTCCCTCCGTTCCTTCATCACCTCTTCCTGGTCTTGACCATCTTCCATTTCCACATCGGCAGCAAAGGGCTCCGTGATCCAGGTGATATCAAACGGCAGCTTGGGGAAGCCATAACGACACACCACGTTTCCCTTTCGGCAAGAGCCGGTGTGGCTCCTGCTGTGTACCTGAACCTCCGAGACGATTTTGTGGAGCTCCGGGTCCTTCTCGGGGTCAGGCATCTGGCAGGAAATGTGGCGGTCAATGAACCTGCATACGGTGTGGTCCAAGTCCTCGCCGTACACAGGGGCGTCTTTGACCCACACTagcatgtgaatgtgtgggCTTCCG containing:
- the LOC127535651 gene encoding uncharacterized protein LOC127535651 isoform X1 is translated as MQPPDIAQEILSYGDGIFSVAPAQGNKPVGFFAIPKLEAMAFPVQFPTGENTLDEDRPIKLSPSRYFNARLFGADTRFAEDQTYLFFAQFVTETNLARGSMSIQMRKGKMRTKDGRAIKNSMLQDKEEVERLIQAKEAMRFMQPLRGTPAYWNKSLRDLHAMLRQLGKPTFFLTFSAAEMRWPEIIGVIKSQQGQTLGDFSELDWKAKCDILRSNPVTVMRMFEKRVDALMAKLILSPARPIGEVEDYFYRVEFQARGSPHIHMLVWVKDAPVYGEDLDHTVCRFIDRHISCQMPDPEKDPELHKIVSEVQVHSRSHTGSCRKGNVVCRYGFPKLPFDITWITEPFAADVEMEDGQDQEEVMKERREQVRRQQKEAKEKLRHLRELLMDPKASFESLSDLLRRCDLEHDAYLKCAENLTSGSVVMLKRQPNECWVNAYNPDLLRAWNANMDIQYVLDEYCCAMYMMSYITKPEHEMTEILNSVVKTSRESAFNQSEEMRKIMQAYAKHREVSAQEAVARTCSLPLKKCSRSVIFLSTDEEAMKMSLPMSRLKDMAPDSEEVWMLGVPDKYLFRPKTLEFQGMCLAEFASDYRVVYGEQAQGPSAIALLCDKGHIAKRTAGKPAVVRYARFSETKAPEKHFRRLLKLYLPHRSDDELNDGGRTSYEEFYKSRHDVKDIVEHNRKRFEGRGAGMDKALQNVQFGPVLNAWNTFAPEVEAERQECLELREKIPEEQDEDAVPDFEDLNVGEPVPRIEAPRLSPDFVRKMFQSLNETQACVFYAVRQWCLRRVWGQDPEPFHYFVSGGAGCGKSHVIKCIHEEATRILRQLPRFRDAADMSQPTVLLTAFTGTAAFNIAGKTLHSVLKLPRSLEPPYQGLGNALDELRATLSSVEILIIDEISMVSKKLFAYVNWRFQQLKGNRRPFGGISVLAVGDFYQLPPLGRAKPLCVYEETEFDLWRERFTMVNLTEIMRQKDDRAFAELLNRLRVKRKQDPLCAADRGLLMRAVSDGKDCPPGTLHVFATNKQVDGHNAATVASLLKGDVKIAAEDYRKDVATGRKVPVPNIKGTKRDLPDSIMAAEGARVMLIRNLNVEDGLVNGTFGTISTILPDRRDPKVVSFLGLKLDNTTAGQTLRKKLLGPSDDLVYVERSEESIGRKGGVVRRQFPVKLAFACTAHKVQGMTVTSAVVSLKRMFQPGMAYVALSRTTSLQGLTITDFDETKIYADPAITTALEDMRSASFQSVTPLLHRFNRTERPDAEVTIVHHNTQGLPSHMVDLKLHHELRLADVLCLTETHLSGSSVSSSFDLEGYTVFHRSRQACYTTCRDMASKAGGGVAVYCRSALMAEAPSCMGRVTDLECLVVKVEVPVKVLIATVYRPPDFGLQKFLPNLNALLDTLELLDHHPIVVCGDFNEDLLSRGKKSIRDALLSRGYNQLITESTTDKNTVIDHIYISQPEKCVQSGVLQTYYSYHSPVYCILTG